The following proteins come from a genomic window of Paenibacillus spongiae:
- a CDS encoding DUF3139 domain-containing protein, with protein sequence MLKWVLILLVIVIFITPFFYVQANKLIYANKVTSYLLNVQHYKKNEIKSVKGIWGIKLPSFYTVVVFENEPYVEYIYFAHNDVMQFSHNITEEGKQLGITDSDLKNIVAN encoded by the coding sequence ATATTGAAATGGGTACTAATCTTATTAGTAATAGTAATTTTCATCACGCCCTTCTTTTACGTCCAAGCAAACAAATTAATTTATGCGAATAAAGTAACTAGCTATCTTTTGAATGTACAACATTATAAGAAGAATGAAATTAAATCAGTTAAAGGAATCTGGGGTATTAAATTACCGTCATTTTACACGGTTGTTGTCTTCGAAAATGAACCGTATGTTGAGTACATATATTTTGCTCATAATGACGTAATGCAGTTTAGCCATAACATTACAGAAGAAGGTAAGCAATTAGGAATCACCGACTCAGATCTTAAAAATATTGTTGCGAATTAA
- a CDS encoding DUF3139 domain-containing protein, translating to MEVGIKKFLAFCRKLIRGPHNTELSKARVKVVNEKSGEAELSGFNMKRIVISFFIIILLVLLGLYVKVKIDINKFENKMHDYLTISKGYKEEEILGIRSELSKLPKYPVYVTFKDEPNFTYTYVYLGSEKGWFQFPPPGNYNPRDFKHLQESEQY from the coding sequence ATGGAAGTCGGTATCAAGAAGTTTCTTGCGTTTTGTAGAAAACTGATACGTGGCCCGCACAATACGGAACTAAGCAAAGCACGTGTCAAAGTTGTAAATGAAAAAAGTGGGGAGGCAGAATTGAGTGGATTCAATATGAAGCGAATTGTGATATCGTTTTTTATAATCATTTTATTAGTTTTATTAGGTCTGTACGTAAAAGTAAAAATTGATATAAACAAGTTTGAAAATAAGATGCATGATTACTTAACAATATCTAAGGGCTACAAAGAAGAAGAGATATTAGGAATAAGAAGTGAATTAAGTAAGTTACCCAAATATCCGGTATACGTTACTTTCAAAGATGAACCTAACTTTACTTATACTTATGTATACTTGGGCTCAGAAAAAGGGTGGTTTCAATTCCCTCCTCCCGGTAACTATAATCCACGAGATTTTAAACATTTACAGGAGTCGGAACAATACTAA
- a CDS encoding VOC family protein: MIDSVKVMEPATKVALKRLDCLYMPVDNGKDLVWPWYENTFTGTGTGTRQQAIFMNEVEKKGLTNTFITDEWIPGQTYEMFSLRYETDCIKELYERIASTGVEVEPLEDVNGKGLMFCFEDPQGHKFQVWQDPKTKTQPIRQGVPVFIKVAALFFPASDPEASYKWYKETLSGPVNEAGQPTTEAGEEIYFIRSLERKTYNHETPAPDSIRHMAFVMFEVNGLSKLHRQMIEQGLKVSHQINDRGGCGRQIQLYDPDGNKWDIWERQTMVHWRGEGADSHDWKERFLFCDYTGERLIDDYLGSLQGHHLQEAATTVQMMDYNKIREMDPEGVQQLLEALDQFCEQNPDRSFQILLREGWYDTIQSIVYRD; encoded by the coding sequence TTGATCGATTCAGTTAAGGTTATGGAACCAGCTACGAAAGTTGCGCTAAAAAGGTTGGATTGCTTGTATATGCCAGTTGATAATGGGAAGGACTTGGTATGGCCGTGGTATGAAAACACTTTCACTGGAACGGGAACTGGTACTCGACAACAGGCTATATTTATGAATGAAGTAGAGAAGAAAGGTTTGACAAATACTTTCATAACAGACGAATGGATTCCTGGGCAAACCTATGAGATGTTTTCACTTCGCTATGAGACGGATTGCATTAAGGAACTGTACGAGCGAATAGCCAGTACTGGCGTGGAAGTTGAGCCGCTGGAAGATGTGAACGGTAAAGGACTTATGTTCTGTTTTGAAGATCCACAGGGGCACAAGTTTCAAGTATGGCAGGATCCCAAAACCAAGACACAGCCGATTCGACAAGGAGTTCCTGTTTTTATTAAAGTGGCAGCTCTATTCTTCCCAGCAAGTGATCCGGAGGCATCATATAAGTGGTATAAGGAAACATTGAGTGGTCCAGTGAATGAGGCGGGACAACCCACGACGGAGGCGGGAGAGGAAATCTACTTTATTCGATCCCTGGAACGCAAAACATATAATCACGAAACCCCGGCACCGGATAGTATACGGCATATGGCATTCGTCATGTTTGAAGTGAATGGACTTTCCAAACTGCATAGACAAATGATCGAACAAGGATTAAAGGTATCACATCAAATTAATGATCGAGGAGGATGTGGCCGCCAGATCCAATTGTATGATCCAGACGGGAACAAGTGGGATATTTGGGAGCGGCAGACGATGGTGCACTGGAGGGGAGAAGGCGCAGACAGCCATGACTGGAAAGAACGATTCCTCTTTTGCGATTATACCGGGGAGCGTCTGATAGATGATTATCTCGGGTCTCTTCAAGGCCATCATCTTCAGGAGGCTGCAACTACTGTACAAATGATGGACTACAACAAAATCCGCGAAATGGATCCTGAAGGAGTACAACAGCTGCTGGAAGCCTTGGATCAATTTTGTGAGCAAAATCCGGACCGATCGTTTCAAATTCTGCTCCGTGAAGGCTGGTATGACACAATCCAATCAATTGTTTATCGAGATTAA
- a CDS encoding AraC family transcriptional regulator translates to MNTMKQLNEAMQYIEKHLCDEINFEHVSRIACCSEYHFRRMFSYLAGMSLSEYIRKRKLSYAASVLQSGKEKVIDIAFKLGYDSPDAFSKAFQAMHGIVPSHARKDAVMLKTFPPMTFQLTLRGGYEMNYRIVDKGSFYIMGAGGRIPLIYNGPNPHTADVWRKLRQEDLLVLTEYSKMEPKGILNVYTNFDDRHAEGTELDLYVGIAMEEQMPDRFKTRFDVLPVEAYTWAVFTTIENRANETQDTWARISSEWFPTSGYEMTGGPEMLWYESYDFSKPDFKTEIWIPIRKIHGETK, encoded by the coding sequence ATGAATACGATGAAGCAGTTGAATGAAGCGATGCAGTATATCGAAAAGCATTTATGCGATGAAATAAATTTCGAACACGTATCGAGAATCGCCTGCTGTTCCGAATATCATTTCAGACGGATGTTTTCATACCTTGCTGGAATGTCATTGAGTGAATATATTCGCAAGAGAAAATTGTCGTATGCAGCAAGTGTATTACAATCCGGCAAAGAAAAAGTCATCGATATCGCATTCAAACTTGGTTATGATTCCCCAGATGCTTTCAGCAAGGCATTCCAAGCCATGCATGGTATTGTTCCATCACATGCACGCAAAGATGCTGTTATGTTAAAAACGTTTCCTCCCATGACTTTCCAATTAACACTACGAGGAGGATATGAGATGAATTATAGAATCGTTGATAAAGGCAGTTTTTATATTATGGGTGCCGGAGGCAGAATTCCTTTAATTTACAATGGTCCGAACCCGCATACCGCTGATGTTTGGAGAAAGTTGAGACAGGAGGATTTGCTCGTATTAACGGAATACTCCAAGATGGAACCGAAAGGCATACTGAATGTATATACAAATTTTGATGACAGGCATGCTGAGGGAACCGAACTGGATTTATATGTGGGCATCGCTATGGAAGAACAAATGCCCGATCGTTTTAAAACAAGATTTGATGTATTGCCGGTTGAAGCTTACACGTGGGCTGTGTTCACAACGATCGAAAATCGCGCAAATGAAACCCAGGATACATGGGCTCGAATTTCTTCGGAATGGTTTCCCACATCCGGATATGAAATGACAGGCGGACCGGAAATGCTTTGGTATGAAAGCTATGATTTTAGCAAGCCTGATTTCAAGACGGAAATTTGGATTCCTATTAGAAAAATCCATGGAGAAACTAAATGA
- a CDS encoding IS110 family transposase, which produces MNPVIGLDIAKGESQGQAFLDKGQPYGKSFTVHHTHEGLEAFYSFLKLVEEETEQQPMIILESTGHYHLPVTRFLEDHNFLFVVVNPILSYQAKKSSSLRKVKTDAVDAYALCELFYKEDFEHHKTRGVQLLNLRNLTRQHDAVTGLYIQIKLQFQAVLDQVFPEYRGVFGDLHSAVALKTLLEFPTSDAVLRTGKAKISEKIASLCMRRSERWAMEKAEALLAAAERNPFRKAPFQSHLISLEMYVSMLLHYREHLSALEKQMNALANDIEEYQIIQSIPGIGEKIAATIISEIGEIDRFNHPMKLVAFAGVDPSVHISGKFTATINRITKRGSSRLRHTLFLAVLCSLRRSGIKKMKAFYDKKIADGKPHKVAMIACVNKMFHWIFALLKRKETFLDLA; this is translated from the coding sequence ATGAATCCAGTTATCGGCCTGGATATTGCCAAGGGAGAAAGTCAGGGCCAAGCTTTCTTAGATAAAGGCCAGCCGTACGGTAAGAGCTTTACCGTCCATCATACCCACGAAGGATTGGAAGCCTTCTACTCGTTTTTAAAGCTCGTTGAGGAAGAAACCGAGCAGCAACCGATGATTATCCTGGAGTCTACAGGTCATTACCATCTCCCTGTCACTCGGTTCCTAGAGGATCACAACTTCCTATTCGTTGTGGTTAATCCGATCCTGTCTTATCAGGCTAAGAAGTCATCGAGCTTGCGCAAGGTGAAGACTGATGCGGTAGATGCCTACGCCCTCTGTGAACTTTTCTACAAAGAAGACTTTGAGCATCACAAAACAAGAGGCGTTCAGTTGTTAAACCTGCGAAACTTAACGAGGCAGCACGATGCGGTAACCGGTTTATACATTCAAATTAAACTGCAGTTCCAAGCCGTTTTGGATCAGGTGTTTCCTGAATACAGGGGTGTTTTTGGGGATTTACATTCTGCGGTGGCGTTAAAGACTTTATTGGAGTTTCCGACTTCTGATGCCGTGCTGAGAACTGGTAAAGCAAAAATATCGGAGAAGATTGCATCCCTATGTATGCGCCGGTCCGAACGCTGGGCAATGGAAAAGGCTGAAGCCTTACTGGCCGCGGCTGAACGGAATCCCTTCCGTAAGGCGCCATTCCAGAGCCATCTGATTAGCCTTGAGATGTACGTCAGCATGCTGCTTCATTACCGAGAGCATCTCAGCGCCCTAGAAAAGCAAATGAATGCCCTCGCTAATGATATTGAAGAATATCAGATTATCCAATCGATCCCCGGTATCGGAGAAAAAATCGCGGCAACGATTATTTCGGAAATCGGTGAAATCGATCGGTTTAATCACCCAATGAAGCTGGTCGCCTTCGCCGGTGTGGACCCGAGTGTTCATATCTCCGGGAAGTTTACGGCTACAATTAACCGAATCACAAAACGTGGATCCAGCAGACTGCGTCACACCCTATTCTTAGCCGTACTCTGTAGCTTACGACGCTCCGGCATTAAGAAGATGAAGGCTTTTTACGATAAGAAGATTGCCGATGGAAAGCCGCACAAGGTTGCAATGATCGCCTGTGTGAACAAGATGTTTCATTGGATATTTGCGCTGCTTAAACGCAAGGAAACCTTCCTCGACTTGGCCTAG
- a CDS encoding DUF3977 family protein — protein MRGKRQVWLKYIEVGIGNTWMIRTETELKRGCCIENIEMGTNLISNSNFHHALLLRPSKQINLCE, from the coding sequence ATGCGAGGAAAAAGGCAAGTGTGGTTGAAATATATCGAAGTAGGTATAGGGAATACCTGGATGATCCGAACGGAAACAGAATTAAAAAGGGGCTGTTGCATTGAAAATATTGAAATGGGTACTAATCTTATTAGTAATAGTAATTTTCATCACGCCCTTCTTTTACGTCCAAGCAAACAAATTAATTTATGCGAATAA
- a CDS encoding YusW family protein: MKKKIAYMLIGALCSIVLSYGFVAFADHDSSATTEDKPTAASGTYVVPPKAVAAPKPAAAQPSASEGPIKLDQLKDLEIKIAGNGLKIEIELEREQAKVESKVEINRGQDQENHLTGSEATQFIQQLLDALKLQENMNKQQVLDALFKHFAVEPAKVEIKVEIKLTDRLEVLKYEQEKDDDDVNANVQNVQKEQDDQKEQLANKDQLTQKEQKKALIAKKKALQEAWQKAHKEQQAKKKQQKQFARDDRDDDHHDGKQEDEDDDDDDDHDGDHGQHESHDHENHDNEDEE; encoded by the coding sequence TTGAAGAAGAAAATTGCCTATATGCTAATCGGTGCACTATGCTCTATCGTACTTTCTTATGGATTCGTCGCTTTCGCGGATCATGATTCGTCCGCAACAACAGAGGACAAACCGACTGCAGCAAGCGGTACATACGTTGTCCCTCCAAAGGCTGTTGCGGCGCCTAAGCCTGCAGCTGCTCAACCGAGTGCAAGTGAAGGACCGATCAAACTCGATCAGCTGAAAGACTTGGAAATTAAAATCGCAGGCAATGGCCTAAAGATTGAAATTGAGCTCGAACGGGAACAAGCCAAGGTCGAGTCCAAAGTAGAAATTAACCGCGGCCAGGATCAGGAAAACCACCTGACAGGCAGCGAAGCTACACAATTTATCCAGCAGCTTCTGGATGCTCTCAAATTGCAAGAAAACATGAATAAACAGCAAGTATTGGATGCGCTGTTCAAGCATTTCGCCGTCGAACCGGCCAAGGTGGAAATCAAAGTCGAAATCAAATTGACGGATCGGCTTGAAGTGTTGAAATATGAACAAGAAAAAGATGATGACGACGTCAATGCTAACGTTCAAAACGTTCAAAAAGAGCAAGATGACCAGAAGGAACAACTCGCAAATAAAGATCAACTAACGCAAAAAGAGCAGAAAAAAGCGCTAATCGCTAAGAAAAAAGCACTGCAAGAAGCTTGGCAAAAAGCTCATAAAGAGCAGCAAGCAAAGAAGAAGCAGCAAAAGCAATTCGCTCGTGATGACCGGGACGATGACCACCATGACGGCAAGCAAGAGGACGAAGACGATGATGATGACGATGACCATGACGGCGATCACGGTCAACATGAAAGTCACGATCATGAAAACCATGATAACGAAGACGAGGAGTAA
- the lepB gene encoding signal peptidase I, which produces MRLLKTVGFVLILVLILNACTETISDTVTEEKIKPIENPDSSLSKMKVNTDGMLSNGYSHPHPFGMGNEVLVDIIYYDKHSISRGDIVVFKTKDQKDQETDIARIVGLPGETVSIDKGQVYIDNKKAGYLLWRRSIHR; this is translated from the coding sequence TTGAGGTTATTAAAAACAGTTGGTTTTGTTCTGATCCTTGTTTTGATTTTAAATGCATGTACTGAAACCATTTCTGACACCGTGACAGAAGAAAAGATTAAACCTATAGAAAACCCTGATTCATCATTATCGAAGATGAAAGTAAACACGGATGGTATGTTATCTAATGGATATAGCCATCCTCATCCTTTTGGTATGGGCAACGAAGTTTTAGTAGACATAATATATTATGATAAACACAGTATTTCTAGAGGGGATATTGTTGTTTTCAAAACCAAGGACCAGAAAGACCAAGAAACTGATATAGCTAGAATCGTGGGTCTTCCTGGCGAAACGGTGAGTATTGATAAGGGGCAAGTTTATATTGATAATAAAAAAGCTGGATACCTTTTATGGAGACGATCCATCCACAGATAA
- a CDS encoding aminoglycoside phosphotransferase family protein, which yields MHRHPNFELWLHEDNELAAVLGSPISERATIHEWPLSCVQRIRTAAGSSYIYKVQAPPTLEVNFYTHARSELLVPVRLLEEQCGTTAMIMEDVNAPRLNDIHLEETEILEIAADLLKQIAEIGGELPAMADIRTEDRWLAYIKIALDDMRALISEGSFHQVDHELINCLERWSEAPPIMKALNSQTGYVHADLKAENVLVTPNGYRVLDWQRPIRGPVLLDTATLLISLRIDPSRHVPIGIIQLYHFLHIAWFGQAARKWVPQGKSWFDGIIKGISVELKRLQLSDDQ from the coding sequence ATGCACCGACATCCTAATTTTGAATTATGGCTGCATGAAGACAACGAACTTGCAGCTGTACTAGGTAGTCCGATATCGGAGCGAGCCACTATTCACGAGTGGCCTCTATCCTGTGTCCAACGCATTCGAACCGCGGCTGGCAGCAGTTACATTTACAAGGTGCAGGCTCCGCCAACGCTCGAGGTTAACTTTTACACTCATGCTCGTTCGGAGTTATTAGTACCTGTACGCTTACTCGAGGAACAATGCGGGACGACTGCGATGATCATGGAGGATGTCAATGCGCCCAGGTTGAATGACATCCACCTAGAAGAAACAGAAATCCTTGAAATAGCCGCTGATCTCTTGAAACAGATCGCGGAGATCGGCGGAGAGTTACCGGCAATGGCGGACATTCGTACAGAAGACCGCTGGCTTGCTTATATTAAAATCGCTCTCGATGATATGCGGGCATTGATTAGCGAGGGCAGTTTTCATCAAGTGGATCACGAACTCATAAATTGTCTCGAGCGATGGAGTGAAGCCCCACCGATAATGAAAGCGCTCAACTCGCAAACAGGATACGTCCATGCTGACCTGAAGGCTGAAAATGTCTTGGTAACACCGAACGGTTACCGAGTCCTTGACTGGCAGCGACCAATACGGGGTCCAGTATTGCTGGATACTGCTACTCTGCTAATTTCACTCAGAATTGATCCATCGCGGCACGTCCCGATAGGGATCATACAACTATACCACTTTCTTCATATCGCTTGGTTCGGACAGGCAGCCCGGAAATGGGTCCCTCAAGGCAAATCGTGGTTCGACGGCATCATTAAAGGTATCAGCGTCGAGCTCAAACGTTTGCAACTCAGCGATGACCAGTAA
- a CDS encoding DUF3995 domain-containing protein codes for MYSQTQQSKTKLLVWSGYAVFIWSIAYMLPHLYWALGGKMGGGILKPNIVHSLHFEFINWIATVFLTVAGLIGLAFIYWNKGRVSSYMLLFISWAGCSLSASHGIFGIVYRILQISGVVGLESGSFHIHEDAYVLWDLMLFEPWFLIEGILLGIVGWCFLKEVHSRKIWLAACIFGVIVGLITGIMGVRFA; via the coding sequence ATGTACTCGCAAACACAACAATCGAAAACAAAATTGCTGGTTTGGTCTGGTTACGCAGTGTTTATTTGGTCCATTGCCTATATGCTTCCACACCTATATTGGGCATTAGGTGGCAAAATGGGTGGGGGTATTCTAAAACCTAATATAGTACATTCGCTCCATTTTGAATTTATTAATTGGATTGCAACCGTATTTCTAACCGTTGCCGGACTCATTGGCCTTGCATTTATTTATTGGAATAAGGGCAGAGTTTCTAGTTATATGTTGTTATTTATATCTTGGGCAGGGTGTTCGTTATCCGCTTCGCACGGCATTTTTGGAATTGTTTATCGAATACTTCAAATCAGTGGGGTAGTTGGTTTGGAGTCGGGATCATTTCACATCCACGAAGATGCCTATGTGTTGTGGGATCTAATGCTCTTTGAACCGTGGTTTTTGATCGAGGGGATTTTATTAGGCATTGTAGGTTGGTGTTTCTTGAAAGAAGTGCATAGCAGAAAGATCTGGCTGGCGGCTTGCATATTCGGCGTTATTGTCGGCTTGATCACTGGGATTATGGGTGTGCGATTTGCATAA
- a CDS encoding copper amine oxidase N-terminal domain-containing protein: MKKKLTILLTLAGILGTTAAVGAEDLVEKVTGYLQKDVKVLVNGQDSMLTPVYIDGKAYIPVRDAATKLGYTLNYDEANKEIELDEAADLMRASGVIVSVQAKEDGKYRIELLGSTWVILTVDKSTAIKSLDGKTLTPTDLKAGTQIDAEFGPAMAMSFPGQAQAVSINVHADRAVKEDTIKAVKHTDDGWQVQLGDALVLNAGKETRVMTSQGESVNWEDLKAGTKVKAYYGPFETKSLPPQSPVFLLVVQVQAPVTAGLKMSPETAQEYRNLAWAQVSAQASHITTKQDEAAVHIVSSNEVGVLAPTAEQKKLLEDVQAANGNFVTVTYNTDQDELLGPLTVVFDFNTKAFIGFNARR, translated from the coding sequence ATGAAAAAGAAACTAACGATATTATTAACTTTGGCTGGGATACTCGGCACAACGGCCGCAGTCGGAGCTGAAGACTTAGTAGAAAAGGTTACAGGTTACTTACAAAAAGATGTAAAGGTTCTTGTTAACGGACAAGACAGCATGCTTACGCCTGTCTATATCGATGGAAAAGCGTATATCCCGGTGCGCGATGCTGCGACTAAGCTTGGATATACTTTAAATTACGATGAAGCGAACAAAGAAATCGAGCTCGACGAAGCGGCTGATCTGATGCGTGCCTCCGGTGTGATCGTAAGCGTGCAGGCTAAAGAAGACGGGAAATACCGTATTGAGCTGCTCGGCAGCACATGGGTCATTTTGACTGTAGACAAGTCGACAGCTATTAAAAGTCTAGACGGCAAAACGCTAACCCCTACCGATTTGAAAGCCGGCACGCAAATCGATGCGGAATTCGGACCAGCCATGGCGATGAGCTTCCCGGGCCAAGCGCAAGCCGTAAGTATTAACGTTCACGCAGATCGCGCGGTCAAAGAAGATACAATCAAAGCCGTGAAACATACGGATGACGGCTGGCAAGTTCAATTAGGCGACGCTTTGGTACTGAACGCAGGTAAGGAAACGCGTGTCATGACATCCCAAGGCGAGTCCGTGAATTGGGAGGACCTGAAGGCCGGTACGAAAGTAAAAGCCTACTACGGTCCATTCGAGACGAAAAGCCTTCCTCCACAAAGCCCTGTTTTCCTCCTAGTTGTTCAGGTTCAAGCGCCTGTTACAGCCGGACTGAAAATGTCGCCAGAGACAGCGCAGGAATACCGCAACTTGGCATGGGCGCAAGTGAGTGCGCAAGCGTCCCATATTACGACGAAGCAAGACGAAGCAGCCGTTCACATTGTCTCCTCTAATGAGGTTGGCGTATTAGCTCCCACAGCCGAGCAGAAGAAATTGCTCGAAGACGTTCAAGCTGCGAACGGTAACTTTGTGACGGTTACTTACAACACGGACCAAGACGAGCTGCTTGGACCATTGACAGTCGTGTTCGATTTCAACACAAAAGCTTTTATCGGCTTCAACGCTAGAAGATAA
- a CDS encoding GNAT family N-acetyltransferase has translation MSFIVREYLEKDFEEVFSISDSVYGKRIGSFSLVSNLQDSRMLRKYVVTNEKERVIGYGLIWEQRTSPHLILKVEILFNPDYEIVEMLFNKIINDIQIIGPYAIQARTFHDQIQLLQIYEKLGFVENHRMMHVYLPLADIDLTPFVEIESKLNSLGIVVTTLAEELVSDVDYFSKLHTLNNMTWADYPTEPLVPQSSPNDQMLTHEDNIPDAYFIAKMGQLYIGHSHLMKLPSDPQNLIQGLTATLREFRGEGVATALKVKGIEFAKRMGYKGILTSTRDTNGPMEAVNRKLGWRPNYSEVRLEKILKSEQCHMGE, from the coding sequence ATGTCATTTATTGTTCGGGAATATCTTGAGAAGGATTTTGAAGAAGTTTTTAGTATTAGTGACTCTGTGTATGGCAAAAGAATAGGTTCCTTTTCGTTGGTTTCTAATTTACAGGATAGCCGTATGCTTAGAAAGTACGTAGTAACGAATGAAAAAGAACGTGTTATTGGATACGGTTTAATATGGGAACAAAGAACATCACCGCACTTGATTCTCAAAGTTGAAATATTATTTAATCCTGATTATGAGATTGTGGAGATGTTATTTAATAAAATCATCAATGATATTCAAATTATTGGACCTTATGCGATACAGGCAAGAACGTTTCATGATCAAATTCAATTATTGCAGATTTACGAAAAACTCGGATTTGTTGAAAATCATAGAATGATGCATGTTTATTTACCTTTAGCAGATATAGACCTTACACCTTTTGTAGAAATTGAAAGTAAGCTGAACTCACTAGGTATCGTGGTTACAACCTTAGCAGAAGAACTCGTTTCTGATGTAGATTACTTTTCGAAATTACATACGCTTAACAATATGACTTGGGCCGACTATCCAACAGAGCCGCTTGTACCCCAATCATCTCCTAATGATCAAATGTTGACCCACGAAGATAATATTCCAGACGCTTACTTTATTGCAAAGATGGGGCAATTATATATCGGACATAGTCATTTGATGAAATTGCCCTCCGACCCCCAAAATTTAATACAGGGTCTAACTGCAACATTGAGAGAATTTCGTGGGGAAGGGGTAGCAACAGCCTTAAAAGTCAAAGGGATTGAATTTGCGAAAAGGATGGGATACAAAGGCATTCTTACTTCCACTCGTGATACCAATGGGCCAATGGAGGCAGTAAACAGAAAATTGGGCTGGCGACCAAATTACAGCGAAGTGAGATTAGAAAAAATACTGAAATCCGAACAATGCCATATGGGAGAGTGA
- a CDS encoding CPBP family intramembrane glutamic endopeptidase, with product MSQLSLIIIVYYVLASVVSLILGIVQPAIGIPEVIIELTQFGPAIAVFAVLSIIPRSRSLSLSSSGAGGASSNADPRRLVEAILLALAIFVISLIWYRISAHTIDYSAPSSLSHPFWLIIVAQFIGAAGEEIGWRMFLQPVLQTRISVLASSVVVGLMWGVWHVGVFAEGWLYAGAFLLSAVSISVILGELLRGSRGYKLATATTLHTLINLGMLLWFKEESGDAYAMVTLALACTIVAVGTLIIHAARTRNGIRQSLSKKII from the coding sequence ATGAGTCAACTATCGCTCATTATAATCGTGTATTACGTTTTAGCTTCAGTCGTTTCACTAATCTTGGGGATTGTGCAGCCTGCTATCGGAATCCCGGAGGTGATCATTGAGCTTACACAGTTCGGACCGGCGATTGCCGTGTTCGCTGTACTATCAATAATCCCGCGATCGCGGAGCCTTAGTCTGTCATCCTCCGGGGCTGGCGGCGCTTCCTCTAATGCAGATCCTCGTCGATTGGTTGAAGCTATTCTGCTTGCCCTAGCGATATTCGTCATCTCTCTTATTTGGTATCGCATCTCCGCCCATACAATCGACTATTCGGCGCCTTCCAGTTTATCGCATCCGTTCTGGCTTATCATCGTCGCCCAATTCATCGGAGCGGCTGGCGAAGAAATTGGCTGGCGCATGTTCCTGCAGCCCGTTTTGCAAACCCGTATCAGCGTGCTCGCCTCTTCCGTAGTGGTTGGTCTTATGTGGGGAGTTTGGCATGTCGGTGTTTTTGCCGAAGGTTGGCTGTATGCGGGTGCCTTTCTCCTGTCCGCGGTCTCCATCTCGGTTATTCTTGGTGAATTGCTGCGCGGATCGAGGGGGTACAAGTTGGCGACGGCCACCACTCTGCATACTTTGATTAATTTGGGTATGCTCTTGTGGTTTAAGGAGGAGAGCGGTGATGCCTATGCAATGGTGACCTTGGCTTTGGCTTGTACGATCGTGGCCGTAGGCACGTTAATCATTCATGCGGCTCGTACCAGAAATGGAATAAGGCAGTCGCTCAGCAAGAAAATCATATAA
- a CDS encoding DUF6843 domain-containing protein, translated as MKMKWVLGIFAVIVTTCLVIGIGIIFSSISEKSSHKFLLPKDYTGWIEVVFDQPEYSALKHEGNYIVYEVPPSGKIKTSSRNISGPMIYYYVDNNGTKTELTDIVEMIHGLGTSSGGIGYANGTTEEIPEKLRFFVGTKEQWEDIKPR; from the coding sequence ATGAAAATGAAATGGGTTCTTGGTATCTTCGCTGTGATAGTAACTACCTGTCTCGTGATAGGGATCGGTATTATTTTTTCCAGCATATCAGAGAAGTCATCTCATAAGTTTTTATTACCAAAGGATTATACAGGGTGGATAGAAGTTGTATTTGATCAACCTGAATATTCTGCGTTGAAACATGAAGGGAATTACATTGTTTATGAAGTCCCTCCCTCTGGAAAAATTAAAACCTCAAGCAGAAACATTTCAGGCCCCATGATTTATTATTATGTTGATAACAATGGAACAAAAACAGAGCTTACTGATATTGTGGAAATGATACATGGTTTAGGAACTTCATCTGGAGGAATTGGGTATGCGAATGGAACAACAGAGGAGATACCTGAGAAACTGCGTTTTTTTGTCGGGACAAAAGAGCAATGGGAAGATATCAAACCTAGATGA